TCGAGCTTATGCGGGAGCGGCGATGGGTCGTTACGGCCGGGGACGACCGTCCGCCGCTTACCGAAGAGGGGAGCCGCTTCCTCCGGCAGCACGCCTTCTCGTTCGTCGTCCCGCTCATGGCGAACGGCGTCCTGGAGGGGTTCATTGCCATGGGAAGGCCGATCAATGCCAGTGAGCGGTATACCTATGAGGACTACGACCTGATGAAGACCTTCGGCCGCCATGCCGCCTGGGCGCTCCTGAACTTCCGCCTTGCCGACGAGCTCGCGCGGTCGCGGGAAATGGAGACGGTCGGCAGGATCGCGACCTTCGTGGTGCATGATCTCAAAAATCTCATCTCGACCCTCTCTCTCGTCACGGAAAACGCGCACGAGTACATAGACGACCCCGCCTTCCAGAAGGACATGCTCCGGTCGCTCAGAACGACCATGGAGAAGATGCGGCGGTTGACGATGAAGCTGCGCAATATCGAGGAAACGCCCTGCCTCTCCCTCGAGACTGCCGACCTCTCCCGGGTCGTTGCGGCGACGGTCGCGATGGTTTCCAACGGAGGGGTGAGCGTCCGCGCCCGCTCCGTATACGCGAGGATCGACAGCGAGGCGATACAGAAGGTGCTGCTCAACCTGATCCTTAATGCGCTGGAGGCGACCGGCGGCAAGGGGCCGGTGGCGGTGGAGCTGGGCGGCGCCGCGAACGCCTTTATCAGGGTTGCCGACGCCGGCTGCGGAATGACAGAGGAGTTTCAGCGTGACCGCCTGTTCAAGCCCTTCTCCACTACCAAGAGAAAGGGCCTCGGCATAGGACTTTATCACTGCAAACACATTGTGGAGGCCCACGGCGGCCGGATCGATGTCGTCAGCGAGGTCGGCAAAGGGTCGAGCTTTACCGTCCACCTTCCCGCCGCACAGGAGACGGCATGCGTCGCGCACTGAATAGCCACGATGGCGCGTTTATCCTGAAGGTACGAACCATCTTACTGTAGAGGGAGGTCACTGCACGCCTATGGAACGGTTACTCGTCGTCGATGACAGCGAAGAGATAAGGAAGCAGCTCAAGTGGGGGCTGGGCAGAGAGTACACGGTGCTCACCGCGGGCGATACCCGGGAGGCGGTCGCGCTCTTCAAGAAGCATCAACCGAAGGTGGTGACGCTCGATCTCGGCCTGCCGCCCCATGACAGCGGAACGGAGGAGGGCTTCCGCTGCCTCGATGAGCTCCTGAAGCACGTCCCTTCCACCAAAGTCGTCGTCATCACGGGAAACAACGAGCGGGAGAACGCGCTCAAGGCGGTCAAGATGGGCGCCTATGACTTCTACCAGAAGCCCATCGACCTCAACGAGCTGAAGATCATCGTCGCGAGGGCCTTCTATCTCAATAACATCGAGGAAGAGAACCGGCGGCTGCACCTCTCCCTCGACGAGAAGACCACCGAGCTCGGCGGGATGATGGGCCAGTGCCCCGAGATGCTGAAGGTCTTCTCGACCATACGGAAAGTGGCGTCGTCCGACATCTCGGTGCTCATCATGGGAGAGAGCGGTACGGGCAAGGAGCTGGTGGCCCGGGCCGTCCACTCGATGAGCCTGCGGAAGGACGGGCCGTTCATCCCTATCAACTGCGGCGCTATCCCCGAGAACCTGCTCGAATCCGAGCTCTTCGGGCACGAGAAGGGGGCGTTTACCGGCGCCCACGTGCAGGTGCAGGGCAAGGTCGAGTACGCGCACAAGGGGACCATCTTCCTCGACGAGATCGGCGAGCTCCCGTCCAGCCTGCAGGTCAAACTGCTCCGCTTCCTCCAGGAGAAGACCATCCAGCGTATCGGCGGCAGAGAGGACCTCCATGTCGATGCGCGCATCCTCGCTGCCACGAATATCGATATCGGCAAGGCGATAAAAGAGGGCAAGTTCAGGGAGGACCTCTACTACCGCATCGGCGTGCTCATGGTCAATCTCCCCACCCTCAGAAAGCGCGGTGACGATATCCTGCTGCTCTCGAATATCTTTCTGCGGCGGTTCAGCGAGGAGTTCAGGAAGAAGATACGGGGGTTCAGCCCGGCGGCCATCAAGCTGCTCGAGTCCTACGAGTGGCCCGGCAACGTACGGGAGCTGGAGAACAGGGTGCAGCGGGCCGTCATCATGTCGGAGCATTCGATGATCGAGCCCCACGACCTGGGCTTTACCGACCGTCCGGCGGTTCCGCAAGCGAGCATAATCGAGAACGGCACTCTCAGGGAGGCGCGGGACCGGCTCGAACGCGACATGGCGATCGCGGCGATCGAGAAGCATACCGGCAATATTGCGCGCGCCGCAGAGGACCTGGGAATCAGCAGGCCGACGCTCTACGACATCATGAAGAAGCACGGCCTCTTCAACGCGGCGCCCCAGTTTTAGGGCGCCCCTCATCTTCCCCCCTTCCCCGGGGGCGTCCTGCTCGCCTCGAATCCTTTACGATCCGTGGTCCTGGACGATCACCCGGAGCCCCGAGAGGCTGGTCGCGTGGATGGCGCTGTCGAGGAGATCGTCGGACCGCGCATCCGCGATAGCGGGGAGCGCTCCTCCTCCCTCCTGCGCTTCGCGATAGCTGTATGCTGCATGTCCCGGCGCATCGACGGGAGATGCCGTATCGCTCGCATACGACAGCAGCGAGGCTGCGAGGCTCACGGCATCGGCCGCCGGGGTTATGACGAGTGCGCGGCACTCGGGAGCGGCGGCAGGAGAGAGGAGGAAGAGAAGAAGCAGGCATATCCCGAAAGCTCTTTCGGCTCCATTCATGACAGTTCCCTCCTTGTGCGATGGTGGTGAGAGCGCTCGACCGCTCTCTGCAAGATAATCCCGCCGGACGATGCCGCAGCAGTGCGGCAACGGAAACGATCAGTGGCTCAGGAGCTCGAGATACTTGTTTGCGAGATAGTTCAGCAGACGCAAACGCTCCTTGAGAGGAAGCCTGAGATAGAGCGGGGATTCCATTACTATCGATGCCAGGCGTTTCATAGCAGGACAGACCAGGTGCAAGAGATGCGACGTTCATACGGGCTGAGGAGAGCCGCAGTGCGTGAGCGGCGGGCGGTCCACCATCTGCCGTATGCTGATGCAAGCGGTATGCCACGGATGGACAGCGGCCTATGCCCTGCATTTCACGCCCTTATTTCACTATGGTAGCGGCGGGACTCTGCGCGGTTGTGTAAGCAATGTCGACAAAAGTGTAAAGCTGCGCTTACTGCAAAACGAGAAGGGGCTGCCGTTCGGCAGCCCCTTCTCGTTTTGAGGGCCCTTCGAAATTCGCTCTACGTTCTTCTGAACCTCCGCATCACGAGGGTCATCCCCGCAAGTCCTGCACCGAGCATGATAAAGGGAGACGGTTCAGGAGTGGGGATGGCAGTATTGCCGGGGTCGTTACCTCGAGGATCGCGCGGTATGATGGCTATCACGGGATCTGAGGCGAGCGATATGCTGCTCCCCACTCCCGAGAGGCTGCCGGCGACGGCGGCGGCAGCAGGAAT
This is a stretch of genomic DNA from Nitrospirota bacterium. It encodes these proteins:
- the prsR gene encoding PEP-CTERM-box response regulator transcription factor; translation: MERLLVVDDSEEIRKQLKWGLGREYTVLTAGDTREAVALFKKHQPKVVTLDLGLPPHDSGTEEGFRCLDELLKHVPSTKVVVITGNNERENALKAVKMGAYDFYQKPIDLNELKIIVARAFYLNNIEEENRRLHLSLDEKTTELGGMMGQCPEMLKVFSTIRKVASSDISVLIMGESGTGKELVARAVHSMSLRKDGPFIPINCGAIPENLLESELFGHEKGAFTGAHVQVQGKVEYAHKGTIFLDEIGELPSSLQVKLLRFLQEKTIQRIGGREDLHVDARILAATNIDIGKAIKEGKFREDLYYRIGVLMVNLPTLRKRGDDILLLSNIFLRRFSEEFRKKIRGFSPAAIKLLESYEWPGNVRELENRVQRAVIMSEHSMIEPHDLGFTDRPAVPQASIIENGTLREARDRLERDMAIAAIEKHTGNIARAAEDLGISRPTLYDIMKKHGLFNAAPQF